A genomic segment from Spongiibacter sp. IMCC21906 encodes:
- the guaB gene encoding IMP dehydrogenase produces the protein MLRISQEALTFDDVLLLPGYSEVTAKDVSLKTKLSRNISLNIPLLSAAMDTVTESSLAIALAQEGGIGIIHKSMTVEQQAQEVRAVKKHESGVVKDPITIDASAPVSELFELRRRHKISGVPVMQNGDLVGIVTSRDVRFQERMDVPVSSIMTPKDKLVTVKEGDDMSVARELLHKHRIEKLLVVNDSFDLVGMITVKDMNNAQTYPLACKDSSGQLRVGASVGTSADTDARVAALVEAGVDVLVVDTAHGHSMNVINRVAWIKKHYPQVDVIGGNIATGEAALALLEAGADAVKVGIGPGSICTTRIVTGIGVPQISAIANVAAALKDSGLPLIADGGIRFSGDLSKAMAAGAHAVMMGSMFAGTEEAPGEVELFQGRTYKSYRGMGSLGAMTKTQGSSDRYFQSAEDGAEKLVPEGIEGRVPYKGPLAAIVHQLMGGLRSAMGYTGSIDIETMRSKPQFVRVTSAGMNESHVHDVSITKEAPNYPT, from the coding sequence ATGTTACGCATCTCTCAGGAAGCACTCACCTTTGACGACGTTTTGCTGCTTCCCGGCTACTCAGAAGTCACCGCCAAAGACGTCAGTCTGAAAACCAAGCTGTCTCGCAATATCTCTCTGAATATTCCGCTGCTGTCTGCTGCTATGGACACGGTGACCGAAAGCTCTCTGGCCATTGCCTTGGCCCAAGAAGGCGGTATCGGCATCATTCATAAAAGTATGACGGTTGAGCAACAAGCTCAAGAAGTGCGCGCGGTCAAAAAGCATGAGAGTGGGGTGGTTAAAGACCCTATTACCATCGATGCCAGTGCGCCGGTTAGCGAGCTGTTTGAATTACGCCGCCGCCATAAAATTTCTGGTGTGCCGGTGATGCAAAATGGTGACCTAGTGGGGATCGTCACTAGCCGCGACGTGCGCTTTCAAGAGCGTATGGACGTACCGGTTTCTAGCATAATGACCCCCAAAGACAAGTTGGTTACCGTCAAAGAAGGCGATGACATGTCCGTGGCCCGTGAGCTGCTGCACAAGCATCGTATTGAAAAACTGCTGGTGGTAAACGACAGCTTTGATTTGGTGGGCATGATCACTGTCAAAGACATGAATAACGCCCAAACGTATCCACTGGCTTGTAAAGACAGCTCCGGCCAATTACGCGTAGGGGCTTCGGTTGGCACCAGCGCCGATACTGATGCGCGGGTAGCGGCGTTGGTAGAAGCCGGTGTGGATGTGTTGGTCGTGGACACTGCCCACGGGCATTCCATGAACGTGATCAATCGCGTTGCCTGGATTAAAAAGCATTACCCTCAGGTTGATGTCATTGGTGGCAATATCGCTACTGGCGAAGCGGCATTGGCCTTGTTGGAAGCGGGCGCAGATGCCGTAAAAGTCGGTATTGGTCCCGGTTCTATTTGTACCACCCGAATTGTTACCGGTATTGGCGTGCCGCAAATCAGTGCCATTGCCAATGTCGCCGCTGCCTTAAAAGACAGTGGTTTGCCGCTGATTGCCGATGGCGGTATTCGTTTTAGCGGAGATTTAAGCAAGGCCATGGCCGCCGGTGCCCACGCAGTAATGATGGGCTCTATGTTTGCCGGTACCGAAGAGGCGCCGGGTGAAGTGGAGTTGTTCCAGGGCCGGACCTATAAATCTTACCGGGGTATGGGCAGCTTGGGCGCGATGACTAAAACCCAAGGCTCCAGTGATCGCTACTTTCAAAGCGCAGAAGACGGCGCTGAAAAATTGGTGCCAGAAGGTATTGAAGGGCGCGTGCCTTACAAAGGACCGTTGGCTGCGATCGTTCACCAGTTAATGGGTGGTTTACGTAGCGCCATGGGGTATACCGGCAGCATTGATATCGAAACCATGCGCAGCAAACCTCAATTCGTGAGGGTAACCAGCGCGGGCATGAACGAAAGCCATGTTCACGATGTGAGCATCACCAAAGAAGCGCCAAACTACCCAACCTGA
- the guaA gene encoding glutamine-hydrolyzing GMP synthase — MSIPDIHAHRILILDFGSQYTQLIARRIREIGVYCEIRAFDISDEDFDEFKPSGVILAGGPESVTELGSPRAPEKVFSANIPVLGICYGMQTMAEQLGGKVEGSPIHEFGYAQIRLETPSSLTEDIADHIDSDTGAALLDVWMSHGDKVITLPTGFEVLASTPSCPIAAMQCEDRKFYGVQFHPEVTHTLQGKRILEHFAYKLCGCEGLWTAENIINDGIEKVREQVGSQKVLLGLSGGVDSSVVAALLHKAIGDQLTCVFVDNGLLRKNEGDQVMDMFAKNMGVKVIRVDAEELFLDKLGGESDPEKKRKIIGNTFIDVFDDEATKLKDVNFLAQGTIYPDVIESAAAKTGKAHVIKSHHNVGGLPETMKMALVEPLRELFKDEVRKIGLELGLPYDMVYRHPFPGPGLGVRILGEIKKDYADILREADAIFIEELRAADWYHKTSQAFAVFLPVKSVGVVGDARRYEYVIALRAVETIDFMTARWAHLPYELLETVSNRIINEITQVSRVTYDVSSKPPATIEWE; from the coding sequence GTGTCCATTCCTGATATTCATGCCCACCGTATTCTGATTCTCGATTTTGGCTCCCAATACACACAACTGATTGCCCGCCGGATTCGGGAAATTGGCGTGTATTGCGAGATTCGTGCGTTTGATATTAGCGATGAAGATTTTGACGAATTTAAGCCCTCCGGCGTGATTTTGGCGGGTGGCCCCGAGTCGGTGACAGAGCTAGGTTCACCACGGGCACCTGAAAAAGTGTTTTCAGCAAATATCCCCGTATTGGGTATTTGCTACGGCATGCAAACAATGGCCGAGCAGCTTGGGGGTAAAGTAGAGGGGTCACCGATTCATGAGTTTGGTTACGCCCAAATTCGTTTAGAAACACCAAGCTCACTTACCGAAGATATTGCTGATCATATCGACAGTGACACTGGTGCCGCGCTGTTGGATGTGTGGATGAGCCACGGCGACAAGGTTATTACCTTGCCAACAGGCTTTGAAGTTTTGGCCTCAACACCATCTTGCCCTATTGCGGCAATGCAGTGCGAAGATCGCAAGTTTTACGGCGTTCAGTTTCACCCAGAGGTGACCCACACTCTGCAGGGCAAGCGTATTCTTGAACATTTTGCGTACAAGCTCTGCGGTTGTGAAGGCTTATGGACCGCAGAAAATATCATCAACGATGGTATTGAAAAGGTCCGGGAGCAAGTGGGTTCGCAAAAAGTATTGCTGGGTTTATCCGGTGGTGTCGACAGCTCTGTTGTCGCGGCCTTGTTGCATAAAGCTATTGGCGATCAGCTTACCTGTGTGTTTGTGGACAATGGCCTGCTTCGTAAAAACGAAGGCGACCAGGTGATGGACATGTTTGCTAAAAACATGGGCGTTAAAGTAATTCGAGTGGATGCCGAAGAATTATTTCTTGATAAATTAGGCGGCGAATCCGATCCCGAGAAAAAACGCAAAATCATTGGCAATACGTTTATCGACGTGTTTGATGACGAAGCCACAAAGCTGAAAGACGTGAACTTCTTGGCCCAGGGCACGATCTATCCCGATGTTATCGAATCGGCGGCAGCTAAAACCGGCAAGGCCCATGTCATAAAATCCCACCACAATGTGGGCGGCCTGCCCGAAACGATGAAAATGGCGCTGGTCGAACCGCTGCGCGAGCTGTTTAAAGACGAGGTTCGCAAGATCGGCCTGGAGCTGGGCCTGCCCTACGATATGGTCTACCGTCATCCTTTTCCCGGTCCGGGCTTGGGCGTGCGGATTCTTGGCGAGATCAAGAAAGATTATGCGGATATTCTCCGTGAAGCTGATGCAATTTTCATTGAAGAACTGCGCGCCGCCGATTGGTATCACAAGACCAGTCAAGCGTTTGCCGTTTTTCTGCCGGTGAAGTCAGTTGGTGTAGTGGGGGATGCTCGTCGCTACGAATATGTTATTGCTTTACGTGCAGTTGAAACCATCGACTTTATGACCGCGCGCTGGGCGCATCTGCCCTATGAATTGTTAGAGACAGTTTCTAATCGAATAATAAATGAAATTACCCAGGTTTCTCGGGTGACTTATGATGTCTCCAGCAAACCCCCTGCGACTATAGAGTGGGAGTAG
- a CDS encoding acetyl-CoA carboxylase biotin carboxylase subunit family protein encodes MEKDLNKGYIALLGWAPNAVEAAENFDRRYVVVAPEWAEEYCEKHNIPYVPWNFERLNDRSMEIAQTLKEMGVDVAIPLFEETVEWAGAINSVLLDNPRLLGHSMLMRDKSLMKRRAQLGGIRVGIFEEAHDREDVIRFLKRVNQTLLKLDGDLNDPIHFKAFDKAGCLGHRVIRTPDDVDGIPDEEFPALMESHLDGWEFAVEAWVHNGKIAFLNISEYVTLGYSVHVPASPELEKYRPQITAQINKLIKTFDIEFGMIHPEYFVTSDDEMYFGEVAYRPPGFKVFELLERVYPGFNAYHATFMVFDPKTTEEEVKAYFPTAVEDATGYAGCFGVYPRRRVVSQLEVPEEVEEHPYFESHELTTPLEEIVTKRTAFGTHWGLVYFVGDNAKEMHDLLKRQEDLDYYV; translated from the coding sequence ATGGAGAAAGATCTCAACAAAGGTTACATCGCGCTTCTTGGCTGGGCGCCCAATGCCGTAGAAGCTGCGGAAAATTTCGATCGTCGTTATGTCGTCGTGGCGCCAGAATGGGCAGAGGAGTATTGCGAAAAGCACAATATTCCCTATGTGCCGTGGAACTTTGAAAGACTCAATGATCGTTCGATGGAAATTGCGCAAACCCTGAAAGAGATGGGTGTGGATGTCGCCATTCCGTTGTTTGAAGAAACAGTGGAATGGGCCGGTGCGATTAACTCGGTGTTACTCGATAACCCGCGCTTGCTTGGCCACTCTATGTTGATGCGTGATAAATCCCTGATGAAGCGTCGTGCCCAGCTGGGTGGCATTCGTGTGGGTATTTTTGAGGAAGCCCATGATCGGGAAGACGTTATTCGTTTTCTTAAACGGGTCAATCAAACGCTACTCAAACTCGATGGTGATCTTAACGATCCTATCCATTTTAAAGCCTTTGATAAGGCGGGTTGTCTTGGGCATCGGGTTATCCGCACACCGGATGATGTCGATGGTATCCCCGACGAAGAATTTCCTGCGTTAATGGAATCGCATCTCGACGGCTGGGAGTTTGCCGTAGAGGCGTGGGTACATAATGGCAAAATCGCCTTCCTGAATATTTCTGAATACGTCACGCTGGGTTACTCGGTGCATGTCCCTGCGTCGCCAGAATTGGAAAAATACCGCCCGCAGATTACCGCTCAGATTAATAAACTGATCAAAACCTTCGATATTGAATTTGGCATGATTCATCCCGAGTACTTTGTTACCAGCGATGATGAAATGTACTTTGGTGAAGTGGCTTATCGTCCACCCGGTTTCAAGGTGTTTGAGTTGCTGGAGCGGGTTTATCCCGGTTTTAATGCCTATCATGCGACCTTTATGGTGTTTGATCCTAAAACCACCGAAGAAGAAGTCAAAGCTTACTTTCCAACTGCGGTGGAAGATGCCACCGGTTATGCGGGTTGCTTCGGGGTATACCCTCGCCGCCGTGTGGTTAGCCAGTTAGAAGTTCCGGAAGAGGTTGAAGAGCATCCCTATTTTGAGTCTCACGAACTCACCACGCCACTGGAAGAAATTGTCACCAAGCGTACCGCCTTTGGTACCCATTGGGGATTGGTGTATTTTGTCGGCGACAATGCTAAAGAGATGCATGATCTGCTTAAACGGCAGGAAGACCTCGATTATTATGTATAG
- a CDS encoding OmpW family protein, whose protein sequence is MQKWWLCFAVMVAPAAHALKAGDLIVQGGWFYIAPQESSEPLNTKLAPSLAGSALGIDPHFSSPGTSLSVSDSNTPALTLSYFLTDHFVVKLEGGVPAEFDLSGQGVVRPTGPAGALVNVDLGASQNNPLASVRQWSPAILGQYYFRNPGDKIRPYLGLGVTYTWFDNIEPDKDFEQSLNQNFGSVLALATDSNPNTHVSAEAESDIAPIFNAGLSLELDERWSLSLSVSYLALKTTSQITISSNDGTQLAKSNSKLDLNPIVSSFLISYRWGDD, encoded by the coding sequence ATGCAAAAATGGTGGCTGTGTTTTGCGGTGATGGTTGCGCCAGCTGCCCATGCCCTTAAAGCGGGTGATCTCATTGTTCAGGGTGGTTGGTTTTATATTGCCCCCCAGGAATCCAGTGAGCCGCTCAATACCAAGCTGGCTCCCAGTCTTGCGGGTAGCGCATTGGGGATAGACCCGCATTTTAGCTCACCGGGAACGTCGTTATCGGTCAGTGATTCCAATACTCCGGCTTTAACGCTTTCTTATTTTCTGACGGACCATTTTGTTGTGAAGTTAGAGGGGGGAGTTCCCGCCGAGTTTGATTTGTCAGGTCAAGGCGTTGTGAGGCCAACGGGGCCAGCGGGTGCGCTGGTAAACGTTGATCTTGGGGCGTCACAAAACAATCCATTGGCTTCCGTGAGGCAATGGAGTCCGGCAATATTGGGTCAATATTACTTTCGCAATCCTGGCGATAAAATACGCCCTTACCTCGGTTTGGGAGTTACGTATACGTGGTTTGATAATATAGAACCGGATAAAGACTTTGAGCAGAGTCTGAATCAAAATTTTGGTTCGGTGCTGGCGCTGGCAACGGATAGTAATCCAAACACCCATGTTAGTGCCGAGGCTGAGTCGGATATTGCACCGATTTTTAATGCCGGTTTGTCGCTAGAATTAGATGAGCGGTGGAGTCTGTCGCTTTCTGTATCGTATTTAGCATTAAAAACCACATCGCAAATCACGATTAGCTCAAACGATGGAACTCAGCTTGCTAAAAGCAACAGCAAGCTCGACTTAAATCCGATTGTTTCTTCTTTCTTGATTTCTTATCGTTGGGGCGACGATTAA
- a CDS encoding MauE/DoxX family redox-associated membrane protein, with translation MSTQATLYRMATAEHLCPFGIKSLDLLKRKNFEVEDVKLRSRDEVDAFKEKHDVKTTPQIFINGERVGGYDELRDYLNLEQEGDEGTSYKPIIAIFGSCFLAALALSWASAEALVFSTVLMNFIGLSMLVLAVQKLQDITSFTNQFVTYDLLSMRYVPYAYIYPFAEAYAGLGMLSGILPWMFAPVSLFIGAVGAVSVIKAVYIDKRELKCACVGGGSNVPLGFVSLTENLFMVFAGIWMFLQI, from the coding sequence ATGTCAACGCAAGCCACGTTATATCGCATGGCAACAGCCGAACACCTTTGTCCTTTCGGCATAAAGTCTCTCGATCTTCTTAAGCGAAAAAACTTTGAAGTAGAGGATGTAAAACTTCGCTCTCGGGATGAGGTTGACGCGTTTAAAGAAAAGCATGATGTTAAAACCACACCGCAAATATTTATTAATGGTGAGCGTGTGGGCGGTTACGACGAGCTGCGCGATTACTTGAATCTTGAACAAGAAGGTGATGAAGGGACTAGCTATAAGCCTATTATCGCTATATTTGGGTCCTGTTTTTTGGCTGCGCTTGCCTTGAGTTGGGCTAGTGCGGAGGCATTGGTTTTTTCTACCGTGTTAATGAACTTCATCGGTTTAAGCATGCTGGTGCTAGCGGTACAGAAGCTGCAGGATATTACGTCCTTCACCAATCAGTTTGTCACCTACGACTTATTGTCGATGCGGTATGTACCTTATGCTTATATTTATCCCTTTGCTGAAGCCTACGCTGGCTTGGGAATGTTGAGTGGCATTTTACCTTGGATGTTTGCACCGGTCTCACTGTTTATTGGTGCGGTGGGCGCGGTCTCCGTTATCAAAGCAGTCTATATTGATAAGCGAGAGCTGAAATGTGCCTGCGTGGGTGGCGGCAGCAATGTGCCTTTGGGGTTTGTGTCGTTAACTGAAAACCTGTTTATGGTCTTTGCCGGTATCTGGATGTTCTTGCAGATTTAA
- a CDS encoding DUF6587 family protein, giving the protein MTTFTQNLILGFIISMSVVVVTRHFFGEWSNRQLLTFITFLRAQKAPLIQWFGKALHRLLTKKTAGDCSGGCTSCGACPTLQTASQTRSPTAKDELSRVVTLYESPSSTPAKSQ; this is encoded by the coding sequence ATGACGACATTCACCCAGAACCTGATTCTTGGGTTCATCATTAGCATGAGTGTGGTAGTGGTAACTCGCCACTTCTTTGGGGAATGGAGCAATCGTCAATTGCTCACCTTCATCACCTTTCTGCGCGCCCAAAAAGCGCCTCTTATCCAATGGTTTGGCAAGGCATTACATCGCTTGCTGACAAAGAAAACAGCGGGGGATTGTAGCGGTGGCTGTACCAGCTGTGGGGCCTGCCCCACATTACAAACAGCATCACAGACAAGATCACCCACAGCTAAAGACGAGCTCTCTCGCGTGGTTACCCTCTACGAATCACCGTCTTCAACACCGGCGAAAAGCCAGTAA